tgagcggacctgacgcgccgacatctggcccttctcaaacccccggaccactcatggacctgagtcttccccagagcagcatccttgtaggcttgctgcaacaagctgagtgtttctgctgctgttttttccagcaaaaagcagaatttaatgttcgcGCGCTGCTGTAGCTTTCCagttaatgtcgccattttggaaaaagcgcagacTGCTGCtacactctgttgctataaatagcgcctgacaggcgtcagggtcactctgggagctcagatttctcacagatgtgcacgaggcttacctgcagcacatctgacggccagaagtccaaactcattattattagtattttatgaccagagTCCGGAAACTTTCCGGTACCCCTCGTATATGCATATATAAGCAGctgccctttgacctctgggTCACCTTGTTCCTGACAGACATCATGTCCTTCTGACTGGGCGAGCTGAGACATGGTCCACCGTGGAGTGGGACAGAtgttctccagtctgtctctctTCAGAGTCTCACCAAGACCTTCCCCCAGGTGGTCCAACATGTCCTCACCACCAAGACCAGCAAGATCCTGAATGAGTGCAGGAGGACCATCAGCAGGTTCTGGAGGACCGAGGAACCAGGATCCTGTCTCCACAATGCTGTCCGGTCCTGCAGAGCCCTCCTGGGAGCCTCTGGTTCCCCAGTCCCAGGTTCTCATCTTTTGGAGACCGAGCCTCTGGTTCCCTGCTCCCTGGTTCATTGGTCTCTGGCTCCCAGGTCTGTGGTTCCccggtctctggttctctggtccaCATCAGAGACCAGCTGTGTGGtgaagtgtcagtgtgtgagcagcagctggtctcAGTGTGATGGGATCTGGTCAGTCTGGAGACTCTTCAGGGTCTGAGCTTCTGGAGCCTCAGAGTCCGTCTCACTGAGGAGGTTCAGCTTGTCTTCAGGAAGAAGTTCTCAGTCTCCTGTTCCGGTCTGCCGTTCCTCTGGACCAAAGAAGAGATCATCAGGACAAAGAGGAAACGGTCTTCTTGTGAAACACAGAAGAAACTGTTCAAACTGAGAGGAGTTCTCTAAATGAGAGAAACAAACGTACACATTTCTCTGGACTTCCTCTGTTTAAACCACATCAGtttaaaaacataattaataAACATGTTCTTTCATCATATAGACTATAATATTTCCACAATATCCAAAGCTTACCTTGAAGTTATACTTTAGTTTGAAAAACATTACAACTCCAACTATTACGAGTATTTCCaacagaaccaccagaaccacAATGACAGCTTTAACTGTTCCAGATAGGTTTTCTTCCTCACACTGAGCATCAGCTGAAGCGGTTCCAGCTGTTGTCTGCAGCAGGCCCAGCTCTTCACATCTGTCAGGACAGAGTCCAGAGTGAGAGGACAGTCCCTGCTGCTGTCTCAGTGGACGCTGAGGCTTCACTCActgtgtgtgctgctgacaTGTGGTGGAGTTCCCGTCAGAAAACGTCCCGTCACTGCAGGGGGAGCACTGGGTGTCTGAGGAGGCTGTtcctggagaacatggagacCAGTCAGCCTGGGACAGCTCCACTGACTGGCTGAATATGGCCGTTTCCTGACGGAGCGCAGCAGCAGGTGCTGACACCAACCTTTCTGATGAATGTATTGACCCGGCTCACAGCTGCGGTGCTTCCTCACTGCTGCACAGCTGTTTCTGTCAGAAGAGTCGACACACAGAAATCCTTCCAGCGGCTCACAAACTGTGTCTGATGTTCCTGAACAGGACTTCTTCACTGTCAGCCCAGAACCTGTGGACACAAGTGGAGGTTCCACAGAACGCAGACAGagacaacatcaacattttaacaGCTTCTCTTCTCCATGTGGACCttgggctgggcgatatggcaaaaaaaaatgatcacgattttttttttcatatcattcaatctcgattaaaattACGATGTGTTATATTgtttgaaaccagtttaaagcatctgcagtagaaactagaactatagaatagtttaacattttattaacaaaccaagcaaatagcaatgcaaattaaataatataaacatagaaaaatataagcacaatctcacttaacagtgcagtaaatgggaaaaaaaatctagcaccaagacaataaaatcctgcgatgcaccgttttttcagtaaaagagaagattgttagttaaagtgtgacagtttacagtcCTGAAGATTTTTGTTgttataaaagattaaaaaactaaagaaaccatctggggataatgaaggtgcttcagaatgtaaacattattttcaagttatgatactaaatatgctgctgccatcatcattcaaatgtacaaaatttaaataatctagattggacagattagatttaaaatgtaacggtgCAAACTGTGCCACggccacaggcgacgccatgactgcatttgcacttcatgccactaggtgtgctgtttgcatgttcaaccttattttacacagacaccacagaagaagcagggcgctgcagccgctgcaggctctctctgcatgttgttagaaacagagtgttagcggcaagaagtggtgatatgttcaatgatgcgatgcaccgttatTTTCAGtcaaagagaagaactgaacgatcgttagttaaactgtatcacaagtagttcctggactcaaaagaccagattctttgcggatcggtgtgctagcagcggtgtgctagcagcggtgtgctagcagcggtgcgggtggagcagcctgtcctgtcagcagcagcctcatcttcagaggataacgccaatacatggctgacttcatctgctttgctgctccacgttcagctcatctctgtttacttctcagacaacttgcaggcggaagttgagcaggaaaaagtcgactttgtcacgcacatttctgccatgtctgatcgagtaaatgtgctcacagctgatcaccgtgatcgactggaaattaatcacaatcaccaatcacgatcatataatcgcccaggcctatgTGGACCATTTCATCAAAGCTCCTGGTGGACCTGTCTCTGGTCTGTCCACACCACGGCCACACCTCTGGTCCTTGTAGTCCACCTGCAGGTTGAAGGGACTGTAGACTCTCACCAGAGCTCACTAGCTTCTCAGTGTGACCATGTGTTTCTGGGAAACCCTGGTctaaaagaggagggggggcagagtgGTCCGATGAGAACAGCTACCTCTCATGGACAATGAAAGCCCTGAACACTGACGGGTCTGACAGCGGTCCAAAGGGGGGTCACTCCATTCAAGCCTGCCACCATCACCAGACCTCCATCCCCATCACGTCTGTCTTCTTTCTCTCCAGATCAGTGGAAACCTGCTCTGGGTTTTGGAGGCAGCTCACCAACCCAGACGCCCTGAACCACTCCTTTACTCGCTCTGACAGACGGAGCAACAACCCGGGAGACACCCTTCAGCCGGCAGCGATGGCGGGGGACACCCCCCCATACAGCTGCACCAGACCCAGGTCCGGGCAACTCTGCGTTGAGTCAATACGAGAAAAGGCCCTGGTCCAGACGGCATCTCAGGAAAAATCCTCAAGGACTGTGCGGATCAGGTAGCGGAGGTTTACACCACCATCTTCAACCTCTCGCTCCAACAGTCCAAAATTCCCACCTGCCTGAAAACAGCCACCATCGTCCCAATACCTAAAAAGAATGGGGGGCCGCacatcctccaccctcatcctgAACACGGGGACACCACAGGGCTGTGTCCTCAGCCCCGTCCTGTACTCCCTCTTCACCCATGACTGCATCTCCATCCACTCCACCAACACCATCGTCCAGTTCGCTGATGACACCACCGTCGTAGGACTCGTCGCTGACGACGAGACGGCCTCCAGAGAGGAGATTCAGCTTCTGGTACGGTGGTGCCACAATAACAATCTGGACCTGAACACCGGCAAAACCAAGGAATTGATTGTGGGCTTTAGAAGACCAAACACATGGAGCACCCTGGAGAGGAAGTAGAGAGGGCCGGAGCTTCAGATTCCTTGGTTTGCCCATCACGGCTGACCTCACCTGGGCTGTTCACACCTCCTGCCAGGTGGGGAAGGCAGTACACACTGGCAGCTGTACAGCGGAGGACAGAAGGAACCTTCAGCGGGTCGTCAGGGCAGCCGAGAAGACCATCGGTATCACACTACCCCCCTCAAAGACATCTTAACTAGCCGCATCCAGAAGAAGGCCTCCAACATGGCAGGGGACCCCACacacccagacctcctcctgttctcccccctcccctcaggaaAAAGATACCGGAATATTAAATGCCACACAGGCAGACTCAGAAACAGCTTCTacccaccaccaccccctcccttacatttattttatatatgtatctatgtttttataatgtccTCACGCTGCCATAGAGGATGCCAAACAATATTTCACTGTACATACCTGCTGTCTAACAAGTTCTTATAGtgacctatctatctatctatctatctatctatctatctatctatctatctatctatctatctatcctgTGGACTGGAGAGGCTGGAAGAGTCCAGCTGTCCTCCCAGCGGGACCAGGCTCCCGGggcttcagtctgtcctctatGTCTGGACTCCATCTTTGTTCAGGATTCATCTGTACTCATGTTTCATACCACAGACGAAGGTCTGGATGTTGGAGAGAGTCCAGCTTCACATCAACACTCATGACAGATCCTACCTGGATCACAGGAGGTGCAGGAAAAACATCTGCTTCGCCCGTTGGGCTTTTCTGTGAAGGTTCCCTCCTCACaaggcagacaggaagtgctccTGAATGCTGTACAGTCAATCCTAACTCGAGTTCCTGTTTAACACAAAAACTCTGATCACCTGAAGAAGTTCAGACAGAATCAAAGTGTGTCTCAGTAACGTCTTTACTTTGATTAGATTAATTCAGAAACATGAATCCAGGAGCTGCTTTCAGGATCTGAACATCTTTCTGTTGATGGTTGGAGGATTCAAGCTCAGAAACATCTTCTACACCAAATATGTTCACCTGAgagcctgaagcagcagctggacacaTCTGGACTCAGTGGTCTTACCTGCTGGACACATGGGACAGCACTCGTTGTCCACTTCATACTTGGCTGGAGGACAGGTGAGGGAATCCGTGCTGAAGACACTCAGCACCATAACCTGTCCAGAGAAATGAAAGTCTTCAGcaacagaggacagcagcaggtggagacaaAGCAGGTCAAACAGACCAGAGGTCAGCATGTGAGGAGGAcgagtggaggaggacagagatggagacaggaaggaggaaagACAGCAGAGGGACTGTCTCCCCACTGCATGAGTCAGTCACTGATCCCTGGAGGtctttcagctccagctgctgaagCTTCAGAGAGCTGGCTGAACATTTCTTCAGAGTGAGGATGGATGTGTCTGaacagagctctgctgctgctcatgacGGAGTCCAACATCCTCCCCTATGACCGAGGTGCTGCTTTATCCTCTCACTCCACTTCTGGTCCTGCTCAGGATGTTTCCAGACAAGTGTTAATTCCACCAGTTAGTGTTTCTCAGTCTGCACGCCGCTGGCTGGAAAGCAGCTGTGTCTGATTAAAGATGGTCTGGAGACGCCACAACAGATCCTGGGTCAGTCAGGAGCtctgaagaaaactgaagcttcaccatcacattttctgaaatggtCCTTTCAGACAGAAAATGATCAATCATTCAGCCTTAAACACAAGTTACTTTTCCAAACATCTAGTAACTTTATATTTTAATCAAGTATTGATAAACTTTGTGACAGAAAGTCTCTATAAATGTTGGTACTTTTTAAAGATTAATTAATCAGTTCTTTATTAACTTACTGTGTGACTGTAttgaactgaaacagaaaatatttagTATTTTACTCTGAACTCATTTGAGGATCAGAGTCATGTGTCTCTGCTCAGATCTTCAAGAAGTCCAAAGATCATCCAGGTTTAATTACAGTCACACCTTAACAGCCTGCTGAGAGGTTTCATAGCcaaaatgacctttgacctttgatcaGTCCCTGGTCAGTCATTTACTGGAGGGTTTTCTGCATGAGCAACTCTCAAAGCTGTtaattcacccattcacacactaaTGGAGGCAGCTGTCCATCAGATTTGGAGCTTTAGGACAGTTTAattcaaaatgaggaaaagtCTTGAAGAGTTCCATCAAGACTCTTCAGATCCTGAGCAGGTGGTGAAGAGTGTGGATCagtcaggaggaagatggatGAAGAACAGAGAGTAGATGAGCAGCCTGGCTTTATTCTGCCACATCCTGAGGAGGAAACTCCCCAGTCTGGCAGAAGCAGCTCTCAGCTGGACAGTCAGAACATGTTCCACATtcagcctccaccctcatcTCACCATCAGTCCTCAGAGCCAGACTTCACCAGGCCTGAGGCCACAGTGtccaaaacacagacatgtCCCTGCAGGACAGGAAGCGTCTCACCAGGAAGACGGTGGCTGCTGGAGGCCTTCTCCTCGGAGTCATGTTCTCAGGCTGCTGGAGGGTGAAGACATCGTCTCACtgaggtctggaggaggagacttcACCACCCCGAACTCTGCAACACAGCAGCAAGACACCAGCTGAGGACAACTGCTCCGACCTGGACTAACGCTGGGACCTGGCTGGACGCCACCGTCTCCACCACCACAGGACAGTGTGCAGATGTTTCCACATGTGGACAGGAGTGGAGTCCTCATGGAGTCCAGCGATCAGGACTGGAAACTGTGAGAGAGCTGTATTGAGGGGGAGTCCAGCGAAGAGGAAAGCTGCAGCAAACATTAAATACAGGAAACGCTCTGTCCTGCTGATCGTGTTTTAtaacaaaccatgaaaattACTGATCTGAAAGCTGACATGAAATCACATTATTCATTCTGATATATTTTGAgctttcagatattttattttctttgttttagttttttatttttatgggTGAAACTTGTACAAATTGcagttttagttttgtttgtttccctgaCTTCAGTGGAtgctaaacctgacctaaagaAGATGCTGgaagaagactggaggaagatcagactgaatctggatgagagacactgatgctggacGCCATGTCCATAACTAAACATCACCTAAAACCCAGTACTTTATAGTTCTAGTAGTTTATAGTAGTTTGTAGTGATGCAGATGGTGTTAATGAGACAAATGTTGCGTCCCAGGTTTTCctgtttatggtatttatcatgttgaaactcAGTATGAATCAaattataaaataatataaaatatttcATGTGGAAATAGCAATATTGATTGAAGATAACagcaataataatcataatgattataaaattaaaatagaaTAACAATATTAATTATAATAATGGTGATAATAATAGATATAACACTGCAATATAATAATGATCAGATTCATACAATCATAATATCTATAACAATAAAGTGCATTGTACATCCTTAAACCAAGTCTCTCAATAAAATTCTCAATCAACCTGAACAGATTATGagttcattttgttctgtttatgtCCGTGTCTCCTCCATGCCTGACATTTCTAAAAAATCTGAATAGATGTCGAaaactgatggatttatgaTCACTTTATAGTGAAACTGTGGAACTGCTGTGGAAGCGAGGTCCTCCTGCTGCCGGTCTGACTTGGTTGATATTATTGTCAGTAACTCCCAAGTCAGTGGGCCCAGCCCTGCTCCCTGATGTCTCTCAGACTGACTCCACTTCCTGCCAGCAGGCTGATCTCTGAGGTTAAAGTCCGACTGAACAGAATCAGCTGGACATTAAAGATCCTTCATGGAGGTCAGGTTAGAAACCAAACATTCAGTCTGGAACTTCTGGAATCCTCAATCCAGCCGTTTGGATTCTAAACACacattcagcagttttttttggtttgttttttttaacctttatttatacaggttatcccattgagacccagggtctcatttgcgagacttgtacagctatatctTTCAGGAAAtaacaggaaggaaggaaacagc
The DNA window shown above is from Salarias fasciatus chromosome 20, fSalaFa1.1, whole genome shotgun sequence and carries:
- the LOC115408094 gene encoding tumor necrosis factor receptor superfamily member 14-like, producing MTPRRRPPAATVFLVMVLSVFSTDSLTCPPAKYEVDNECCPMCPAGTRVRIDCTAFRSTSCLPCEEGTFTEKPNGRSRCFSCTSCDPGSGLTVKKSCSGTSDTVCEPLEGFLCVDSSDRNSCAAVRKHRSCEPGQYIHQKGTASSDTQCSPCSDGTFSDGNSTTCQQHTQCEELGLLQTTAGTASADAQCEEENLSGTVKAVIVVLVVLLEILVIVGVVMFFKLKYNFKRNGRPEQETENFFLKTS